Proteins from a single region of Budorcas taxicolor isolate Tak-1 chromosome 11, Takin1.1, whole genome shotgun sequence:
- the C11H2orf68 gene encoding UPF0561 protein C2orf68 homolog, producing the protein MEAAPSPESGLCYKPGGRLDMSHGFVHHIRRNQLARDDYDKKVKQAAKEKARRRHTPAPTRPRKPDLQVYLPRHRDGSTHPSNPDCEESGESSSSGSSEPEPPGHQLFCLEYEADSGDITSVIVYQDDDPGRVSEEVSAHTPLEPLMREALKLRIQEEIAKRQSRH; encoded by the exons ATGGAAGCGGCGCCGAGTCCCGAGTCGGGACTCTGCTACAAGCCTGGAGGGCGACTGGACATGAGCCACGGCTTCGTGCACCACATCCGACGGAACCAGCTCGCCCG GGACGACTACGACAAGAAGGTGAAGCAGGCGGCCAAGGAGAAGGCAAGGAGGCGGCACACGCCTGCGCCCACTCGGCCCCGAAAGCCCGACCTGCAAGTGTACCTGCCGCGACACCGAG ATGGTTCTACCCATCCAAGCAACCCAGACTGTGAGGAGTCCGGTGAAAGCAGCAGTAGTGGCAGCTCTGAGCCAGAGCCTCCTGGCCATCAGCTTTTCTGCTTAGAGTATGAGGCGGACAGCGGAGACATCACCTCAGTTATCGTGTATCAG GATGATGATCCAGGAAGGGTGAGCGAGGAGGTGTCAGCCCACACGCCTCTGGAGCCACTCATGCGAGAAGCCCTCAAGTTGCGCATCCAGGAGGAGATTGCAAAGCGCCAGAGCCGACACTGA
- the TMEM150A gene encoding transmembrane protein 150A isoform X3, with product MTAWILLPVSLSAFSITGLWTVSYNESCSPDPTKQGGPKTCCTLDDIPLISKCGSYPPESCLFSLIGNLGAFMVALICLLRYGQLLEQSRHSWVNTTTLITGCTNAAGLVVVGNFQVDHAKSLHYVGTGVAFTAGLLFVCLHCALSYHGATAPQDLAVAYLRIVLATIAFVTLILSGVFFIHESSQLQHGAALCEWVFVIDILIFYGTFSYEFGAVSSDTLVAALQPTPGRACKSSGSSSTSTHLNCSPESVAMI from the exons ATGACCGCCTGGATCCTCCTTCCTGTCAGCCTGTCAGCGTTCTCCATCACTGGCCTATGGACTGT GTCTTACAACGAATCCTGCTCTCCTGACCCCACGAAGCAAGGGGGCCCCAAGACCTGCTGCACCCTGGATGACATCCCCCTCATCAG CAAGTGTGGCTCGTACCCCCCCGAGAGCTGCCTCTTCAGCCTCATTGGCAACCTGGGTGCTTTCATGG TGGCCCTGATCTGCCTCCTGCGCTATGGGCAGCTCCTGGAGCAGAGCCGTCATTCCTGGGTCAACACCACGACGCTCATCACAGGCTGCACCAATGCTGCGGGTCTGGTGGTGGTGGGAAACTTCCAG GTGGACCACGCTAAGTCTCTGCACTATGTCGGAACCGGTGTGGCCTTCACTGCCGGCCTGCTCTTCGTTTGCCTGCACTGTGCCCTCTCCTACCACGGGGCCACGGCCCCCCAGGACCTGGCTGTGGCCTACCTGCGGATTGTGCTGGCAACCATCGCCTTTGTCACTCTGATCCTCA GTGGGGTCTTCTTCATCCATGAGAGCTCTCAGCTGCAGCATGGGGCAGCCCTGTGTGAGTGGGTGTTTGTCATTGACATTCTCATCTTCTACGGCACCTTCAGCTACGAGTTTGGGGCAGTCTCCTCGGACACACTGGTGGCCGCGCTGCAGCCCACCCCCGGCCGGGCCTGCAAGTCCTCCGGGAGCAGCAGCACCTCCACCCACCTCAACTGTAGCCCTGAGAGCGTCGCCATGATCTGA
- the TMEM150A gene encoding transmembrane protein 150A isoform X2 encodes MTAWILLPVSLSAFSITGLWTVYAMAVMNHHVCPVENWSYNESCSPDPTKQGGPKTCCTLDDIPLISKCGSYPPESCLFSLIGNLGAFMVALICLLRYGQLLEQSRHSWVNTTTLITGCTNAAGLVVVGNFQVDHAKSLHYVGTGVAFTAGLLFVCLHCALSYHGATAPQDLAVAYLRIVLATIAFVTLILSGVFFIHESSQLQHGAALCEWVFVIDILIFYGTFSYEFGAVSSDTLVAALQPTPGRACKSSGSSSTSTHLNCSPESVAMI; translated from the exons ATGACCGCCTGGATCCTCCTTCCTGTCAGCCTGTCAGCGTTCTCCATCACTGGCCTATGGACTGT GTATGCCATGGCCGTGATGAACCACCACGTGTGCCCCGTGGAGAACTG GTCTTACAACGAATCCTGCTCTCCTGACCCCACGAAGCAAGGGGGCCCCAAGACCTGCTGCACCCTGGATGACATCCCCCTCATCAG CAAGTGTGGCTCGTACCCCCCCGAGAGCTGCCTCTTCAGCCTCATTGGCAACCTGGGTGCTTTCATGG TGGCCCTGATCTGCCTCCTGCGCTATGGGCAGCTCCTGGAGCAGAGCCGTCATTCCTGGGTCAACACCACGACGCTCATCACAGGCTGCACCAATGCTGCGGGTCTGGTGGTGGTGGGAAACTTCCAG GTGGACCACGCTAAGTCTCTGCACTATGTCGGAACCGGTGTGGCCTTCACTGCCGGCCTGCTCTTCGTTTGCCTGCACTGTGCCCTCTCCTACCACGGGGCCACGGCCCCCCAGGACCTGGCTGTGGCCTACCTGCGGATTGTGCTGGCAACCATCGCCTTTGTCACTCTGATCCTCA GTGGGGTCTTCTTCATCCATGAGAGCTCTCAGCTGCAGCATGGGGCAGCCCTGTGTGAGTGGGTGTTTGTCATTGACATTCTCATCTTCTACGGCACCTTCAGCTACGAGTTTGGGGCAGTCTCCTCGGACACACTGGTGGCCGCGCTGCAGCCCACCCCCGGCCGGGCCTGCAAGTCCTCCGGGAGCAGCAGCACCTCCACCCACCTCAACTGTAGCCCTGAGAGCGTCGCCATGATCTGA
- the TMEM150A gene encoding transmembrane protein 150A isoform X1, producing the protein MAHSADSLTLKLPSSLFPLGPGLPRARWRHWASLLFSDIGSACPLPRSYNESCSPDPTKQGGPKTCCTLDDIPLISKCGSYPPESCLFSLIGNLGAFMVALICLLRYGQLLEQSRHSWVNTTTLITGCTNAAGLVVVGNFQVDHAKSLHYVGTGVAFTAGLLFVCLHCALSYHGATAPQDLAVAYLRIVLATIAFVTLILSGVFFIHESSQLQHGAALCEWVFVIDILIFYGTFSYEFGAVSSDTLVAALQPTPGRACKSSGSSSTSTHLNCSPESVAMI; encoded by the exons ATGGCGCACTCTGCAGACAGCCTCACTCTAAAGCTCCCTTCATCTCTGTTCCCTCTTGGGCCGGGGCTGCCTCGAGCCAGATGGAGACACTGGGCCTCACTGCTCTTCTCTGACATTGGCAgcgcctgccccctccccag GTCTTACAACGAATCCTGCTCTCCTGACCCCACGAAGCAAGGGGGCCCCAAGACCTGCTGCACCCTGGATGACATCCCCCTCATCAG CAAGTGTGGCTCGTACCCCCCCGAGAGCTGCCTCTTCAGCCTCATTGGCAACCTGGGTGCTTTCATGG TGGCCCTGATCTGCCTCCTGCGCTATGGGCAGCTCCTGGAGCAGAGCCGTCATTCCTGGGTCAACACCACGACGCTCATCACAGGCTGCACCAATGCTGCGGGTCTGGTGGTGGTGGGAAACTTCCAG GTGGACCACGCTAAGTCTCTGCACTATGTCGGAACCGGTGTGGCCTTCACTGCCGGCCTGCTCTTCGTTTGCCTGCACTGTGCCCTCTCCTACCACGGGGCCACGGCCCCCCAGGACCTGGCTGTGGCCTACCTGCGGATTGTGCTGGCAACCATCGCCTTTGTCACTCTGATCCTCA GTGGGGTCTTCTTCATCCATGAGAGCTCTCAGCTGCAGCATGGGGCAGCCCTGTGTGAGTGGGTGTTTGTCATTGACATTCTCATCTTCTACGGCACCTTCAGCTACGAGTTTGGGGCAGTCTCCTCGGACACACTGGTGGCCGCGCTGCAGCCCACCCCCGGCCGGGCCTGCAAGTCCTCCGGGAGCAGCAGCACCTCCACCCACCTCAACTGTAGCCCTGAGAGCGTCGCCATGATCTGA